One region of Mycobacterium riyadhense genomic DNA includes:
- the glmS gene encoding glutamine--fructose-6-phosphate transaminase (isomerizing), producing MCGIVAYVGQRPACDVVMDALRRMEYRGYDSSGIALVDGARNLTVRRRAGRLSNLEAAVADMTPSELAGGTGLGHTRWATHGRPTDRNAHPHRDAAGKIAVVHNGIIENFATLRQELEMDGVEFASDTDTEVAVHLVAREYRDGASAGDFVASVLSVLRRLEGHFTLVFANADEPGTIVAARRSTPLVVGIGDGEMFVGSDVAAFIEYTRDAVELGQDQAVVITADGYRITDFHGNADAATAREFHIDWDLAAAEKGGYEFFMLKEIAEQPTAVADTLLGHFVGNRIVLDEQRLSDQELREIDKVFVVACGTAYHSGLLAKYAIEHWTRLPVEVELASEFRYRDPVLDRSTLVVAISQSGETADTLEAVRHAKEQKAKVLAICNTNGSQIPRECDAVLYTRAGPEIGVASTKTFLAQIAANYLLGLALAQARGTKYPDEVEREYRELAAMPSLVARVIAGIQPVADLAYRFAQSSTVLFLGRHVGYPVALEGALKLKELAYMHAEGFAAGELKHGPIALIEDDLPVIVVMPSPKGSATLHAKLLSNIREIQTRGAVTIVIAEEGDETVRPYADHLIEIPAVSTLLQPLLSTIPLQVFAASVARARGYDVDKPRNLAKSVTVE from the coding sequence ATGTGCGGAATTGTCGCCTACGTCGGGCAGCGCCCTGCCTGCGACGTCGTCATGGACGCGCTGCGCCGCATGGAGTACCGCGGCTACGACTCATCGGGCATCGCATTGGTCGACGGCGCCCGCAATCTCACGGTGCGGCGCCGGGCCGGCCGGCTATCCAATCTGGAAGCGGCGGTGGCCGACATGACGCCGTCAGAGCTGGCGGGCGGCACCGGGCTGGGCCATACCCGCTGGGCCACCCATGGCCGCCCTACCGATCGCAACGCGCACCCGCACCGCGACGCCGCCGGCAAGATCGCCGTCGTCCACAACGGCATCATCGAGAACTTCGCCACGCTGCGCCAAGAGCTGGAGATGGACGGCGTGGAGTTTGCCAGCGACACCGACACCGAGGTCGCGGTGCATCTGGTTGCCCGAGAATACCGAGACGGCGCGAGCGCGGGTGATTTCGTGGCCTCGGTGCTATCCGTGCTGCGCCGGCTCGAGGGCCATTTCACCCTGGTGTTCGCCAACGCCGACGAGCCCGGCACCATCGTCGCCGCCCGCCGGTCGACACCGCTGGTGGTGGGTATCGGCGACGGCGAGATGTTCGTCGGCTCCGACGTGGCCGCCTTCATTGAATACACCCGCGATGCGGTCGAACTGGGTCAAGACCAGGCGGTGGTGATCACCGCTGACGGTTACCGGATCACCGACTTCCACGGCAATGCTGACGCGGCAACTGCCCGCGAATTTCACATTGACTGGGATCTGGCCGCCGCCGAAAAGGGCGGCTACGAGTTCTTCATGCTCAAGGAGATTGCCGAACAGCCGACCGCGGTCGCTGACACACTGCTCGGGCATTTCGTGGGCAACCGGATCGTGCTCGACGAACAGCGGCTATCCGATCAGGAACTGCGCGAGATCGACAAGGTCTTCGTGGTGGCCTGCGGTACCGCGTACCACTCCGGGCTGCTAGCCAAGTACGCGATCGAGCACTGGACTCGGCTGCCCGTCGAGGTGGAGCTCGCCAGCGAATTCCGGTACCGGGACCCGGTATTGGATCGCAGCACGTTGGTGGTGGCCATCTCACAGTCCGGCGAAACCGCCGACACCCTGGAGGCGGTCCGGCACGCCAAAGAGCAGAAGGCCAAGGTGCTGGCGATCTGCAATACCAACGGCTCCCAGATCCCGCGCGAGTGCGACGCGGTGCTCTACACTCGCGCCGGCCCGGAGATCGGCGTGGCCTCGACGAAAACCTTTCTCGCGCAGATCGCCGCCAACTACCTCCTCGGCCTGGCATTGGCGCAGGCCCGCGGCACCAAGTACCCCGACGAGGTCGAGCGCGAGTACCGCGAGCTGGCCGCGATGCCAAGCCTGGTGGCGCGGGTCATCGCGGGGATCCAGCCGGTGGCCGACCTTGCCTACCGGTTCGCTCAATCCTCGACGGTGCTGTTCCTCGGTCGTCACGTCGGTTACCCGGTGGCGCTCGAAGGTGCGCTCAAACTCAAGGAATTGGCCTACATGCACGCCGAGGGGTTCGCGGCTGGCGAGCTCAAGCACGGTCCGATCGCACTGATCGAAGACGACCTGCCGGTCATCGTCGTGATGCCTTCCCCCAAGGGCTCGGCCACGCTGCACGCCAAGCTGCTGTCGAACATCCGCGAGATCCAGACCCGCGGCGCGGTGACCATCGTGATCGCCGAGGAGGGCGACGAAACGGTGCGCCCCTACGCCGATCACCTGATCGAAATTCCTGCGGTATCAACGCTTTTGCAGCCGCTGCTGTCGACAATCCCGCTGCAGGTGTTCGCCGCTTCGGTGGCTCGAGCCCGCGGCTATGACGTCGACAAGCCGCGAAATCTTGCCAAGTCCGTCACCGTTGAGTAG
- a CDS encoding Rv1535 family protein, with translation MTAVLHDDLVTAQPASRPTLVRPAKQASSRRRQIPDDPPSDPVVDATARVLAIPLRHMYAVLWRVGALEVTA, from the coding sequence ATGACTGCTGTTCTGCACGACGACCTGGTGACGGCCCAGCCCGCGTCGAGACCGACATTGGTGCGGCCGGCGAAACAGGCATCGAGTCGGCGCCGTCAGATACCGGACGACCCCCCGAGCGACCCAGTGGTGGACGCGACCGCTCGGGTGTTGGCCATTCCGCTGCGACATATGTATGCCGTGCTCTGGCGTGTGGGGGCGCTAGAGGTCACGGCCTAA
- a CDS encoding dienelactone hydrolase family protein yields the protein MARIRKLVAALSRRGPHRVLRGDLAFAGLRGVVYSPEAGLNLPGVAFGHDWLTGTARYSGLLEHLASWGIVAGAPDTQRGLTPSVLNLAFDLGVALDIVAGVRLGPGNISVHPAKLGVAGHGFGGSAAVFAAAGMPSKPSAVAAIFPTVTTPPAEHPAATLNVPGLILSAPGDPKTLTSNALGLSHAWGTATLRIVSKAEAGGLVEGRRLTQAVGLPGPHRKTQRAVRALLTGYLLYTLGGDKTYRDFADPEVQLPKTDAIDPEAPPVTHEEKIVALLK from the coding sequence GTGGCCCGCATCCGTAAGCTCGTCGCCGCTCTCAGCCGCCGTGGCCCACATCGCGTTTTGCGCGGTGACCTGGCCTTCGCCGGCCTACGCGGGGTGGTGTATTCCCCGGAAGCCGGGCTGAACCTGCCCGGCGTCGCCTTTGGCCACGACTGGCTCACCGGCACGGCGCGCTATTCGGGCCTGCTGGAGCACCTGGCGTCATGGGGCATCGTGGCCGGAGCTCCCGACACCCAACGCGGACTGACGCCATCGGTGCTGAACCTCGCCTTCGATCTCGGCGTGGCCCTCGACATCGTGGCCGGTGTGCGCCTCGGACCCGGCAATATCAGCGTGCATCCCGCCAAACTCGGGGTGGCGGGTCACGGCTTCGGCGGCTCGGCCGCGGTGTTCGCTGCTGCCGGCATGCCCTCCAAGCCGTCGGCGGTGGCAGCGATCTTCCCGACGGTGACCACGCCCCCGGCGGAACATCCCGCCGCGACCCTAAACGTGCCCGGTCTGATCCTGAGCGCGCCGGGGGATCCGAAGACGCTGACGTCCAATGCCCTCGGGCTCTCGCACGCTTGGGGCACGGCCACGCTGCGCATCGTAAGCAAAGCCGAAGCCGGTGGGCTGGTGGAGGGCCGACGACTGACACAGGCGGTGGGGCTGCCGGGACCGCACCGCAAGACGCAGCGTGCGGTACGGGCGCTGCTGACCGGCTACCTGCTCTACACCCTCGGCGGCGACAAAACCTATCGCGACTTCGCGGATCCGGAGGTGCAGCTTCCCAAGACGGACGCGATAGACCCTGAGGCGCCGCCGGTCACGCATGAAGAAAAGATCGTCGCGCTGCTGAAGTAA